A section of the Gasterosteus aculeatus chromosome 10, fGasAcu3.hap1.1, whole genome shotgun sequence genome encodes:
- the LOC120826420 gene encoding 14-3-3 protein beta/alpha, translating into MADKEEQIQKARLAEQAERYDDMAAAMKAVTEGEEVLSNEERNLLSVAYKNVVGARRSSWRVVSSMQLKSEDSGKTALAKAYKEKIESELRDICNEVLELLDKHLIPKAEPADSKVFYLKMKGDYFRYLAEVASDNDKQEIINNSQKAYQDALEISAKEMPPTHPIRLGLALNFSVFYYEIVNSPEKACHLAKTAFDEAISMLDTLNHESYKDSTLIMQLLRDNLTLWMSDAQGEGEGEETEQEPEPEPQPEQEPAAEEK; encoded by the exons ATGGCAGACAAGGAGGAGCAGATACAGAAAGCCCGATTGGCCGAGCAGGCCGAGCGCTATGATGACATGGCTGCGGCCATGAAGGCCGTcactgagggggaggaggttcTTTCCAACGAGGAGCGCAACCTGCTCTCTGTTGCCTACAAGAATGTGGTGGGGGCGAGGAGGTCCTCTTGGAGGGTTGTGTCCAGCATGCAGCTTAAGTCTGAAGATAGCGGGAAGACCGCACTGGCTAAGGCGTACAAAGAGAAGATTGAGTCGGAGCTGAGGGACATCTGCAACGAAGTACTG GAGCTGCTCGACAAACATCTAATCCCCAAAGCTGAGCCTGCTGACAGCAAAGTATTCTACTTGAAGATGAAGGGAGACTACTTCCGCTACCTGGCTGAGGTTGCTTCTGACAACGACAAGCAGG AAATCATCAACAACTCGCAAAAAGCATACCAGGATGCCCTGGAAATCAGCGCCAAAGAAATGCCACCCACGCATCCAATCCGCCTAGGCCTCGCTCTAAACTTCTCTGTCTTCTACTACGAGATTGTCAACTCGCCGGAAAAAGCCTGTCACCTGGCCAAGACG GCCTTTGATGAGGCCATTTCCATGCTGGACACCCTCAACCATGAGTCGTACAAAGACAGTACCTTGATCATGCAACTGCTCCGTGACAATCTGACA CTGTGGATGTCAGACGCCCAGGGTGAAGGCGAGGGAGAAGAGACGGAGCAGGAGCCAGAACCGGAACCACAACCGGAGCAGGAGCCGGCAGCTGAAGAGAAATGA